The genomic region CTGAAGGATCTGAGATTGCAAAAACAATTCAGTTCAACTTATTGGTGAGCTACAAGTCACTGAAAATGCATTAACAAGAAACTAAGTCCACACAGAAAGAGCAATACAACAAAAGCAACAAGAATAATTTCTAGCAATTGTGCTAAAGGATCTGAGATTGCAAAAACAATTCAGTTCGACTTATTGGTGAGCTACAAGTCACTGAAAATGCATTAACAAGAAACCAAGTCCACACAGAAAGAGCAATACAACAAAAGCAACAAGAATAGTTTCTAGCAATTATGCACATTAcacttaagaaaataatgagaCTAGAAAATGACCTCTTTTTATTGTTTCAGTAGTTGGATCAGTCACTATATTTACAATCTCTTGTTTTGTGCAAATCTCCATCAGGCACCATGGCCGAAACACCAGCCCAGTTATCATTCTGTAAGCCTGAAAATAGTCACCCTAGAAATGTTAAACTGCTGCAggttataaagaaaaatgagatgCATGTCTTCAAATCCAGAGATGAATATTCCATTATGTTCTTGCTTCAtctatttgtttatttttgggAAGTACCAGCATGGCAGAGAAGCagaattagtattaaaaaaacaCAACTCAGCTCAGTCAATAGAGCATCAATTGGGTTGGAAGGCAGGGAGAGCTACCTTGATATATGTCAACATGAACTGGGAATAGTTAGTGCAGCTTCCCAATTAACAGTGAAAGATTGCTCAAAGCCCTCTTACAAATTTTGCAGAACACATTGCTAATGCAATCAGCAGCATAAGATTATAGGGATTCATATggaaaacccaaaaaaaggggttggagagagagagagagagagagagagagggagatgaCATAATTTTGTGGAATATGAAAGGTGCCATCAATTCATTTTCCCCTTGTATACCTATATTGACGTGGCAGCACCTGGACCTAAATAACAATCCTTCAAGCTTTTGGCTGAAAGCTTGGTAAACTGTTCAATGACAAAATCTTTTGCCAAAATCCTAACAATTCTAACCATTATCCATACATCTTCTAGAAACAGCAAAACAGGAAAGAGATCACATGGACCCCAAAAAAACAAAGTTTTACATAATCTTGAGCTTCAGCTAAGGTATGTGGAATGCTGGCTTGCAAGAGGTTCTTTACATAATTAAGATAGACAGATCTCTCTTACATCTGGTTCATGGAAAAGTAAACTGTTTACTTAAagtgaaagaataaaattctCACCGCCAAACGAGCTTCTGCATCTTGTTGAAGAATTGATAGGAAAAGACCCTGCCCACAATTCCAACTCAGTTATACTTGTGAACAGTTTGAAGAGTAAAACTAATACGGAAAGAAATAGAGATAAACAGTCATTTTCCTGCCAAAAGAATAGAAGTGCCAAATGCACAATCTAAAGCCAGGAAGGCGAAAACCTGTTTAATGCCCTTACTTTATCATGATAAACATATCATGAATTAaacaacaaaacaaaaagaataataaataaaagtcaaTGCTCACCGATGGTGTCAGCTTTGGAGTCTTGGATGCTGTGTCATAGATCAGGCGCCGAAGAGTTTCTTCTGCTTCACCATTAAGTATTATGTTGCTCTCAGATCGTGATTCTCCTGAGATGTATCCAAGAGAATGCAATGCAGCCTGTGATTGCCATTTAAAAACTATGTCAGATACATGACAGAACATATAGAATGTCGAAAAATGTTTTGTGCTAACTCCCTGATAAGAGTGCAACACCATTGGCCAGCAAGATGAATCGATCCAATCCAAAAACATATTCCAGCTATGGAATGAAGACATCTAGAAAGCTGTTTCTTTCCAAATGATGTGAAGTCCTCtcactttattttatttttgtttatctattagagattttaaattttattctttatttataattattatttttttaatatttcttactGGGAAATTAACAGATAACAGGCCATCTAGTCATCAATATGCATATTGAAGAACTGGGGGGGCAACATATTGGTACATCAGCTTTCTCAAACCTCTACCTATCTCCTTGTCGAATATAATCATATGCGAAGATAACTCTGCAGAGATGCACCTTGTACTGTGCCCGAGACATTCTTTATTAACCCAATATAGGAAGAcattacatattaaataaaaggaTTTCAAGGTTTTGTAAATATTGTTAACCCTTAAAAAGGATGATAGAAGCCTTCTTGTAAGTAAAAAATGCTTGCATATGTCTCATCATTATGAGTAAGAATTACACAACTCAATACAGACATGCATGTTTGGAGCTCTGAAATAATCCAGTGTGATACAGTACATCGGTTTGCATCAATATTAATTTGCATTTTTGCAGCTTCAGGATTCACTCTCCGCCCCTAAAATTAGATCGCTCTAGACAACCCAAGTGTCCGACTATCACAGTAATAGTTAAAGATGCAAGCAATacatttgtaatttttatatccaTACTCAACATAAGGAAAGCATGGAAGCCTCGGCTCATTAAGAATACACAATCAAAAAACTCAGAGACCTAGCTCATAAAACAATGGCACACTATGCAGACTTATGGCGAAGTAGAGCAGCATAGATCAGGATCAAGTGAACAGTACTAGTCAGTGGACATTGTTCGTAACTTTTATTAAAGGGTAGGCGACTAGACATTGAGCATAACAGCACAAGTACTTTCTTCTCCACCACCATCCGATCACACAAAAGAtacattaatatataaaacaaagggaaacaaaaagaaataatgaggAAAGAAAAGTGGCAAGAGAAGGAAATATTAGTCCACAGTATCATATGCTCAATGTTCCTATATATTAGACTTGTAAACATATTTGTGTTGGCTTCACATCTCTTGAAACAATTCGACAAAAGTGAAGCTTCTGTTAATAAAACTTTAGAAATCGCAACAtgaaactaaaaaagaaaagaggaatcAATGTATTTGGTAGAAGGACCAAAGCACTCACCAATTGTTTGCCACGTGCCTGTCTGTCAAAGGCAGCATCAATAACATGCCTTGCAGCTGGAGGTGACATCGTCAGCAGCAATGTTGCTCCTGGGGTTGCTAAAAGCATACCAAAACAGCAGAGATGACAAGTGAAGAGGCTTTCAGGAAGCAGAAGAAAATCACAAGTTAAACATTGTCTCAAGATAGAAAATTGACAAGAATTATACTTTTGGTAGCCCCAAATTGCTGAAAATTCTCAATCAGTAATTTTGCAAGAGTAATTATTGATTAAGTGTTGCATAGAAGCTGTGTTAATATTAGCAACAGATGTAGCAAATACCCAAAACAGAGTAAGAAATTGCAGCAATGAAGATTATAAAGTTTCAAAATATCTTACAATCTGTCAACAAAACTAACTCTGAATATGAAAGCTAATTGCATATAAGAAGTGAATAAGTTCAGGCATGAGAGCCATTTTAAAAATGTTTATCCCAAATAAAAACATAGACCACATTGGTAGGAAAAGTATCTGTTATAACTGGATACATGCAAACCAGACAACTTTCTTCATAGTAATGCTTCTCTGTTGACAGTCTTACTGATAAATACTGTCCATTATAAAAGTAGATGTGGAGGACCTCAGTATCGAAGATGCTATTGGCCTTGAGCCCATGTCAGGCACACCACTTGTAAAATTTCTATGATGCTCAGACTCTTCATAATAGAAGAGGTACCTGTGTCGATACGACACGGCACTGGTACTGGTATGGGATCCTTCCCTGATCCTTCATTTCAAAAGTGGACACGActgatttcatttcaaaaGGAAGATGAGCGCATGAAGGGCACATCTTTTACAGCCATAAATGGGAAAGTTGTTTGCAGGAAATACTCTTGCTGGTTGCTTGGGGAAGAAGTTGAGGAAccacatgctaatgaataggCTGTGAAAAATATGTCTGAGATGGAAGGAGAAGAACCATAAAATGAACAAGATATGGATGATGATAGCTGTGAGGGTAGTGAGAATAGTGATGCAGATTCACAGGACAATGAGTTTGTGAACTGTGATTATGACCTGAgggatgaagatgatgatgatgctatGTTTGATACATTAACTATTATAATTGTCTTGGGATGATAATGTTATATATGATGTATGACACTTGTCATTTTAACAGCTGTCGTGATAAAGGTTGTGTGCATGTACAacactaatttattttattgaattaattagtGTTTATCAATAAGtttaaactcaaaataaaatttaaagttatttaaattatttaacagtaaattattacttttttggAAATAATTAAAGTGTGTGTATGTATATGAAATATATGCCGTGCCCGTATCAAAATTTTGGACCATTTTTATCCATGTCCACGTATCCTAGATTTGCAAAAGTGAGAAACCTACTCCTGGATATGTATCCGTATCGGATACCCGTACCTGAGTCCAAGCAACATAGTAAAACTTTCAGATTTCTCTAGCCAATATTCTCTCAATAAGATAGCACTAGCACAATGACATGGCATTCGGAGAATGAGCCACTGCTAAAGAAAAGTAGTTTCAACTCATGGAGACCATTTCATTAAACCACAGCAGTCAGTAATATACTTACAAGATCCAATTTGGCCAAATGCTTCAAGCGCACATTCGCATTCATTTAAATCTTGAGACTCTACTCCAAGCCGTCCATCAATGGCTGAGATAACAGTTTTAACACCTGAATAGAAATATCATTAGGACAGTAGTAACACCACTTCTTATCAATCTTCAAAAATAGAGATAAATAGTAACATGAATTCAAAGTTCTGCAAATTTAGATGCTCTTGACATTTTCCTGTGGATCTCTCTCACATGTGCATGAGCACTCTCATTTGAAGAATTAAGACCTAAAGTTTAAATAATTCTGAAAAGGACTAAGAAGAAGGCTTCTCCGCATGCcttaatattcataaaaaaggTTATACTTCGAGAGAAGAAATGAAATGAAGTGCTCtgaataaatagaaattttatttatcagcATCTAGAAAGCATAGATTCCaaagttttaaaaaacatGACTTACCAGATTCATTGACGAATGCATATATATTTTCCTTGGATAGGAGCCTTCCACTTATCATCATTGCTCTTGATCTTAATATTGCATCCGCTGATATGTTGCTTTAAAACAGTAcggaaaagaaagagagcagACAGAAGAGCAAATAAGAATTCATAACCAGTGCAATGGTTAAGCtcacaaaaatagaaaatgtcaCTCGGTAACTACCTGATAATAGAAGGAAGAAGACGGATAAGATTTGTGCTTGACAAGAATTCTATACCGTGCTGAACTTCTGCCAACTTCATTTGTCAAACCATATAATGCAAACAAGTAATGTGTAAGGTACAGAATGAAGGAAAGAGAGATCATAAAAACAATGGATGGAACCAGGCAAGAAAATTgaatagtttaattaaaaaaccaAAATATGAATTCTATGCTGGCTTACTCTTCCGCCATAGATATCTATCACTTGTCATTCCTATCTCAAAGACCACATAAGCAACTGTATTTTCCATCACTGGGCATGAAGATTGCATATCTCGTGActacttatatatatagatatagataTAGATATAGATATATGTTCATttgtcatttcttttgttcagTTATAGTCTTGGCAAAAATGTCTCAATCTATTATGTGGTGTAACTaaccaatttttattaatccattTCAGTAACGTCAGAAATCTCTCTAATTGCATGAATTTCTGCAATGAGCAATCCAGGAAGAAATCTTCTATTAGGATGTTATCTTGCAATCTTTCCTTTACAACCTTCAAGGAATACATGATTTTTGTCCACTACTAAGACACAATTAAAGCTTCTGcctattaaatatttcataatgCCTTCTCAGTGGTGGATGAGGCATCATGTCCACTTAAAATACTTCAAACATGCTTGACAAACATTTATCAATACCATCTCTAACAAATGGGCTAAGGTACAACTCATTCCCAAAAGCTAACTCAAAGGAAGAGGCATAGTTGTTAAAGGCGAAAGGCGCACCAAGGCGATAAGGGCTCTTGGTGCCTGAGGCGCAAGGCGCAAGGCAAGGCTCGTGCCTAACAGAAGTGAAGcgcaaaagataaaataaaatagaactaGGACTCATAACACAACCCATGCATAAAATACAAAACATAACAGAcaaccaaagaaaagaaataaaaagatcatGACGATCATATTCAAGAGGCATTTAACAAACAACAAAAAGGCATGTTCAAAAGAGATCATTGTAtgtcttaaaagaaaaaaaaaaaaaaacaaataaaaatcaaactattaCAAAGATGCGCCTCGCCTTACTAAAGTTGCCTGCCTTTCTTGGCTTGAGGCGCTAAAGCTTGCGCCTCTCGCCTCAGGTGCGCCTTTGACAACTATGGAAAGAGGGTGCCCAATCCACATATATACACCATAATAACCCAGTAACTAGgggataaatacaacttctagTACCCTCCCTCATACTTAGTGACACATGCAAACAAGTCGGGTCCAAATCCGTCATCGCAAACAAAAGGTTGGTTTTGATACCATGACAAATGGGCTTAGGTAAAATTCATTCCCAAAAATTAACTCAAAGAAAGAGGGCGCCCACTACACATATATTCACCATAACAGCCCAGTAACTAGGCAATATAggataaatacaacttctaatAATCTCAAACCATACGCCTTACATTTTCTTCATTCTAGTTCCTATTGAtatttacttataatataCGTGAAAACAGTAAATCAAGGTGATTGATTCGAACGAGACTTGGCTACTGAGCCTAGTGACTGAAGTGAAGTCATAATAAATGCCTATAGGGCTGGATCACCACCTCCACAGAAAAAACCTGTTTCAACAATTTCTTAGAAATGCTATATTTTTCATCCGAGCACATATCTTCCCccaataataaatatcaatagcCTTTTTTTCCCTCGAATTGCCTTAATCCTTTCACAATCCCTCTACAATTGCATGTTCACCTAATTTACATCTTCTTATGAAATAAATCGCTAAAATTGCCCATGTTATAATAGAGATTTCAACCATTCATCATTAAGAAGTAGAACATATACTTTCAAAACAAGTCCCACACAGAAATGATTGAAAGTTTGTAATAAGgagaaaacaaaatttcattattGCATACTGCAAAGCAACGAAACAGAGTCTCACTTTACAGTAGAAAACCAAGCAAAAAACCCAGGGTTACTGACGACtctagataaataaatatattgtcTAATGCTACTTCAATGTGCAATTATGATTCTGATTAGTTACTTGAGGAATCACACACTTGCTCTTTTTTCCATTTGAATTACAAAATACAATGAACATGGAAACAATTTAAGGTTTCTGGCTCAATCAGCATAAATAAGGATCTGGAGTGACAAATGATGAGGACAAAAGTTTACATACCACCACAAAAACTTATAAAGTGGAGTTCAAATTAGAACTTATTAGTAGGTATTCAAAAATCTTTCTTAAACTAACATATACAAGATACAAACTTCATTCATAGATGTACCAACTAAGAAAATTAATGTGGTTCAAATCTCATTCAAATATCAATGCccttcatttcaaatttctaCCATCCAAACACAACCTAAGGGGAAAAGTAGGGAGGATAAGAACTATACAGAAGGTAGTCAAGTGATCGCAGACCTCATAAAAGAGCTCCAAAATGCTTAAAGTTACTAGAGTATCATCTGTGTTGCTGACTTCTGCCTCCAATAAACTGAGTAGATTTGAATTGAAAACTACTGCTGCAACATCGGGAGAAACAGTGAATAGCTTCACTACCAAAGAAAGAAGCCGGACACGTCCCTGAGAGGTTTTCAGATGATTGGAAAGGAATGTACAAACAGTTAgccaaaataatatttctgcAGATGCCATGCATGATAAAACCATGATAGCTAACTGGCTACTACATGTAAATtcagagaaagaaaatctAGTCAACATAGAAAAAATGTTTAATCCATGTCCATAAAGAAACACATgcaatttaagaatatttctGAAGAACTGACTAACATACCAATGACGAGCACCGGGCTGATAAATTTCTAAGGTGTGTAAAGTCTTCATTATTTGCTGGGAATATGACCTCCTATTTAAATTTTGCACAAATTTTCCCAGTAAATGATAGTAATAAGATGTAACCTCAAAAAGCAGACTGGAAATGGGAATTCTTACTATGGCTTTTGGAAAGCCAGCAAACTTCTGAATTGCCTCCATTGAAGCTATTGCCACTTCTCCGTTACTATAGGGATAAGAAGAATGCATTCGCATGAAATAACAAACTCGAAAGAGTTTTAATAGCAAAACGTTATATGATATTTGCATCTCTCTCATACAATACATCTTTATAacagaaggaaaaaagaaaagaaatcttaaGACAATAGAACTGCCAAATGCCCCCATAAGTCATTCCACCTTAGTTGTTCTGAGACACTGATAGGtcatttaatttgttattaacCTGTTGAAATGCCAGTAAAATGGTGGCATTAACCTGTAaagcttaaattaaaattttctgaTGGCTCGGAGAAATCCTTGTACGAACTACCCATTTATTAACAATGAGAATTGGCTCTAGGAATCATTAGTGTTAAATGAGGTTATAAAGATTGGAAAGACTTTGCAGTTCAAAGTGCCATATGACTTGAGCTCTGTATGAGCGTCCGTCATTTACATTCCCTCCATCACAATGACTCGGACTCCATCAATGGACAATGTTATGGCAAGATCAACCACTTAAGCATGCACCAAGAAACTGTAAAACCAGCATTTAACCAGTGCAATAACAGCACCATAATATCTACAGAGACATTTATCTGTCAGCAGACATTATAAGCAGCATATTTCCCCTTTATAGAGGATTATAAAGATCTGTATGACACTGCAACCATAACGGTTTTGCCTATGTGCATTTACGAACTATAGTGATGATTCCTAATCATCCCATAGCTTTTCTCTAAAATGATGAGCTTATGTAAAGACGAAATGTCAAAAAGACGCTGAAAGCTCCTTACCCAATGAGGACACAATGAAGCAAAAGAGGGTATATGCCGTTGTCAATTACTAACTGTGCAGGAGATATGGTTTTATCATTGACATTCTCCAGAAGACAAGAAACCTGTAAACAATTGGCAACGGAATAATTTAGAAGGGCAGTCAACTATACAAGATGTTTAGCAATTCAACCATGTTCCagaacaaaaatatatatatatatatatatatatatatatatattggaatCAATTATATGTACTTCAAGATATTAAGTACATTAAGGCTGTCCCTTGGTAACACTAGATACAAAAGATAGGCTATCATGTCTTTAGTTTACACAATTCAATTCCAATAAGTGCTACATCCTAGTGTGAACTTCATTTCCCTCCTAGACAAAGACAATATAATACTCTTTGCAGCATAATTTGACAATAAGCTAACATCCAATAACTTCCAAGCATCCAAATATTCCCAATTAGCACCCACCTTTAAAATTTGTTACCATCCCTATGCCTTTAGAATTTGAGAATtcaaaaaggataaaaatttatccctaCAGAATAATAGGGTCTTCTTCTCTCTTGCAACAAGTGCCAGATAAGTGACAGTAACAGGCTTCTCTCTTGCAACAAGTGCCAGATAAGTGACAGTAACAGGCTATCCCTTTTCAGCAAGAACACTTTTAGACATTTGGACTCTGATTGAAGGACACTTGTTAGAGCTACCACAATTCAACGAATTCTCTTATCTTTCAAGTCCAGCATTAATGATAGATTATACTCCTTGATTctttttagatcataataCCATATAGCACCTAACTGAAGGTGGTAATGGTTCCAGGTAGTCCAACAGACCAATAGAAGAGGCTCATAGAACATCAGTCGCATATTGAATATATCTTCCAAGTTCCAACCAAGATAGAAAAATCACACCTTCCAGAATCTTTTGCTAAAAGAGTCACTAGTACAGACTCTACTAATAAAAATGCCAttcatacatacatacatacatacatttGATAAAGTATGCAAACCACATCCACATCCAACTCTTAATAGTAACTGGCCAATTACTGCCAGCATATATTTATACACAGTTACATAAATTCCAcctaacatatatttatacacAGTTTCATTTTGATGACACTAGCATATAGCTTCAGTTAACTAAACATGACATGATTTAACAACTGAGTTCATATTTATGATATAAGACAACTGTACGTACCGTTTTGCAAGCTAAACATTTTACTAGTTGAGAATCTGCCTTTAAACCAAGATTCACAAAAGCCTGAAAAGGGAAAAAACATAGAAGCacataattaatcaaattaattctaaaatagccCTTCCAAAACACACAAAAAGGAAAGCAATGCTGCACATAATATAACATACCATATATTGAGGAATAAGAGAGGCACCATATTTTGTCTTAAAGATTTTTTCCAAACAAGCCACTAGAGTTCTCTCTAAATCAGGTACATCAGCTTTTGTTTGTAAAGCACTGcataaattattacaaaaacACTAAATTAggtaaataaagaataataacaatgcgaacttaataataataatataaaagttcCTTTTCTAAACATTAAATACACAAATTCGGGTTACCTGAAAATAACTGGAAGGGGAAAATGATCCAGAAAGTCCTTCACTACGGCGTCGTTTTGAGCCCCTGGAAAATCGATGACAGATAACAAACAAAAGTAACCAAAAGGAAGCACTATTAATCAACCAAAGAgatcaacaacaaaaaaaaaaaactgaaaagtGAAGTAAGTACCGGGATAGTAAGCGAAATCAGAGGCGGATTGGAGTAAAGGAGTAGGATCCTCCATTGAAAATTCTTCGTCCATAGCTTCCTTTGCTTTGCTCTGCTCTGCTCTGCTCTGTCTTCTTGACTTGCACTGGAAGTTGAAactgaagaaaaatatagaagcAGTTTCAGGGTTTAAAATGGCGCGTGtcctctatttttttttttccattggTATTTACCCCACGTGGAATACCTGAAAatgaatcataaaaaatttctaaaacaaTTCAGAaaacagagagagagaaaagaataatttatgaGCAAAAAGTTATTACATTTTCACCTCTTTTGGATAAGGTTGGCAATCGAGATCACTTGATTGAGGCAGGAGGTGGCAGACGGATAGATATCGGCGGGTGTACAGGTgaatatgaagaaaataaattttaagtatttaaatttatataatttgtataaagaaatttttcatccattcactattaatttaattaatttttaataaaataattattttaaacatattattatgattactatatattttaatttagtattagtaattaaatttaataaattatttcaatttcattattattactataagTAAATTCAatcaacataattttttttatcgtttttaattttatttttatacttttttcatagctttttaatgttttatcaGTTTAATGCTTTATTGTTATGttattgtattaaatttattaaaaaaagcaTACGTgacttataataaaaatttaataaattttttattttatattttttaattatttttatcgtaatataataatatgtcAAAATGTAcctatatatttctataaatgATAACATATgataaattctattaaaaacaattcatctcaatcaaatcaaattgtgATTTAACTTTCACAGAACTAAAATTTCACGCTCAAAATTGTCAAACCCTTCAATATCATCAAGCTCAATACTTGCACCAACTTTAATATTCAAACTAGTAGTATTTGCATCCACAGCAGACGAAAGCTTGTACTCCAGAAACAAAGAATAGAGTGTGTTGCAAATGCGAAACACGCGATCTTTTGCATTAACACtatctatttttgaaaagcaGAACTCAACAAATTCCAACATATAGTGAAGATCCAAAATAATTACAATTGATAGAACCTCACTGTAAGAATGCCAATACCtatcaaattttttctttatatcttTGCCATCTTGCAAATCACATCATAATCACTTCCTTGCTCTTCCATCAATAGCAACTCAACCATGAAAATACAAAGTAGATATTTAGAACTAAAAAGGAGAATGGAGATTTTAGAAAATGGTTTTAAGAGTTCCATTATCCGCTCAGCTTGACTCCATTCATCTATTGCAGGACAAGTgctaaaattttcattaattaaagATAGATGATGAAATGCTCATCGAAAAAAATGGGTAATTTCAATCATTAAATATGTTGAATTCCACCTTGTCGGCACATCTTGTCTTATTTGCCTACAACTTAAGGTACATTACAAAATACATTCTGCAAATTTCATCTTTCTTGTATGTGTAGTCCTAACATACTTTACGgactctttaatatttttcatagtATTGTGAGAGACTTAAAT from Ricinus communis isolate WT05 ecotype wild-type chromosome 9, ASM1957865v1, whole genome shotgun sequence harbors:
- the LOC8289743 gene encoding uncharacterized protein LOC8289743 isoform X1 → MDEEFSMEDPTPLLQSASDFAYYPGAQNDAVVKDFLDHFPLPVIFSALQTKADVPDLERTLVACLEKIFKTKYGASLIPQYMAFVNLGLKADSQLVKCLACKTVSCLLENVNDKTISPAQLVIDNGIYPLLLHCVLIGNGEVAIASMEAIQKFAGFPKAIEVIFPANNEDFTHLRNLSARCSSLGRVRLLSLVVKLFTVSPDVAAVVFNSNLLSLLEAEVSNTDDTLVTLSILELFYELAEVQHGIEFLSSTNLIRLLPSIISNISADAILRSRAMMISGRLLSKENIYAFVNESGVKTVISAIDGRLGVESQDLNECECALEAFGQIGSSTPGATLLLTMSPPAARHVIDAAFDRQARGKQLAALHSLGYISGESRSESNIILNGEAEETLRRLIYDTASKTPKLTPSGLFLSILQQDAEARLAAYRMITGLVFRPWCLMEICTKQEIVNIVTDPTTETIKRDALLNLASEKFQAWMLDIIVARQSIRLSWPRVNSAPILLLLELLPSCRKQLGEGHISPASIGKHNRQ
- the LOC8289743 gene encoding uncharacterized protein LOC8289743 isoform X2 codes for the protein MDEEFSMEDPTPLLQSASDFAYYPGAQNDAVVKDFLDHFPLPVIFSALQTKADVPDLERTLVACLEKIFKTKYGASLIPQYMAFVNLGLKADSQLVKCLACKTVSCLLENVNDKTISPAQLVIDNGIYPLLLHCVLIGNGEVAIASMEAIQKFAGFPKAIEVIFPANNEDFTHLRNLSARCSSLGRVRLLSLVVKLFTVSPDVAAVVFNSNLLSLLEAEVSNTDDTLVTLSILELFYELAEVQHGIEFLSSTNLIRLLPSIISNISADAILRSRAMMISGRLLSKENIYAFVNESGVKTVISAIDGRLGVESQDLNECECALEAFGQIGSSTPGATLLLTMSPPAARHVIDAAFDRQARGKQLAALHSLGYISGESRSESNIILNGEAEETLRRLIYDTASKTPKLTPSGLFLSILQQDAEARLAAYRMITGLVFRPWCLMEICTKQEIVNIVTDPTTETIKRGMDARYNCCKAINKAFMASGKLSTNPALAGIASKLQEAVRRGPYFTGKHREAQPTVMTAERF